The Candidatus Methylomirabilota bacterium genome has a window encoding:
- the queG gene encoding tRNA epoxyqueuosine(34) reductase QueG gives MNLVGAVRTRAIKERALDLGFQRAAVGPATPPPHADAFERWLDAGYAGGMTYLERTRAERVDPERLLPGARSVVAVALNYAPAGDAPGDWQPVARYARGRDYHDVMRPKLSSLAAFIDTAGPGVRSRAAVDTSAVLERDLAARAGLGWIGKNTNLLSPELGSYFFIGIVLTTADLEPDGPQPDRCGSCAACLEACPTQAFVGPYLLDARRCISYLTIEHRGQIPTALAERLSDWVFGCDVCQEVCPWNRKAPASSERAFAPAAPLGPLADLLDLDEKRFRSRFRRSALWRAKRGGLVRNVALTLGSRRDTGTASALERLASDADAIVSGAAAWALRRIRDA, from the coding sequence ATGAACCTGGTTGGCGCGGTCCGGACCCGGGCCATCAAGGAGCGGGCCCTGGACCTCGGTTTTCAGCGGGCCGCGGTGGGACCGGCGACGCCACCGCCGCACGCGGACGCCTTCGAGCGCTGGCTGGACGCGGGCTACGCGGGCGGCATGACGTACCTCGAACGGACCCGGGCCGAGCGCGTCGACCCCGAACGCCTGCTTCCCGGGGCGCGTTCCGTCGTCGCGGTCGCTCTCAACTACGCCCCGGCCGGCGACGCGCCCGGGGACTGGCAGCCGGTGGCCCGCTATGCGCGGGGGCGCGACTACCACGACGTCATGCGGCCGAAGCTCAGCTCGCTCGCCGCCTTCATCGACACGGCGGGTCCTGGCGTGCGGAGCCGGGCTGCCGTCGACACCAGCGCCGTGCTCGAGCGCGATCTGGCGGCGCGCGCGGGCCTGGGCTGGATCGGCAAGAACACGAATCTGCTGTCGCCCGAGCTCGGCTCCTATTTCTTCATCGGCATCGTCCTGACCACGGCCGACCTGGAGCCGGATGGGCCGCAGCCCGACCGCTGCGGCAGTTGCGCCGCCTGCCTGGAGGCTTGTCCCACCCAGGCCTTCGTGGGGCCCTACCTCCTGGATGCGCGACGGTGCATCTCCTACCTCACCATCGAGCACCGCGGCCAGATCCCGACCGCTCTCGCCGAGCGTTTGAGCGACTGGGTCTTCGGTTGCGATGTCTGTCAGGAGGTCTGCCCCTGGAACCGCAAAGCGCCGGCCAGTTCCGAGCGGGCCTTCGCTCCCGCCGCGCCACTGGGTCCGCTGGCCGATTTGCTCGACCTCGACGAGAAGCGCTTCCGCAGCCGCTTCCGGCGCAGCGCCCTCTGGCGCGCAAAGCGCGGCGGGCTGGTGCGCAACGTGGCCCTGACGCTGGGCAGCCGGCGCGACACCGGGACGGCGTCGGCGCTGGAGCGTCTGGCCAGCGACGCCGACGCCATCGTGAGCGGCGCCGCCGCCTGGGCGCTCCGTCGCATCCGCGACGCGTGA
- the ilvD gene encoding dihydroxy-acid dehydratase, which produces MTFDPRHNSRTLLDGADRAAARSYFKAIGFTDEDLTRPLVGVAHCWIEITPCNWNHRKLAEKVKEGIRAAGGTPIEFNTISVTDGISMGTEGMKASLISRDIIADSVELVVRGHLLDAFVGISGCDKTIPAMVMAMARLNLPSVMLYGGSILYGEYKGKRLTVQDVFEAIGAHNAGRIDARELREIESRACPGAGACGGQFTANTMATAFEMLGVSPMGFNDVPAVDPQKDEVAFQTGRLVMDLLRQGPLPRQIITRKALHNAIAGVMATGGSTNAVLHLLAIAREAGVKLTIDEFDQVSRKTPLLADMKPWGAYTAPEMHAAGGMAVVAKRLLEAGLLHDKEMTVTGKTIGDEARAARETPGQKVIHPLRDPLKGYGGLAILRGNLAPAGCVAKVSGQTRELHRGPARVFDREEDAFAAVKAGKIKANDVVVIRYEGPRGGPGMREMLHVTGAIQGAGLGQTVALMTDGRFSGATHGFMIGHVAPEAAEGGPIAALRNGDIVVIDIKKRRLDVELSAAELKRRLKTVKPPKPRYRWGVMAKYARLVSSASEGAVTG; this is translated from the coding sequence ATGACCTTCGATCCGCGCCACAACAGCCGCACGCTCCTGGACGGCGCTGACCGCGCCGCCGCCCGCTCGTACTTCAAGGCCATCGGCTTCACCGACGAGGACCTGACCCGGCCGCTGGTGGGCGTGGCCCACTGCTGGATCGAGATCACGCCGTGCAACTGGAACCACCGGAAGCTCGCCGAGAAGGTGAAGGAAGGGATCCGGGCGGCGGGCGGGACTCCCATCGAGTTCAACACCATCTCCGTCACCGACGGCATCTCGATGGGGACCGAGGGCATGAAGGCGTCGCTCATCAGCCGCGACATCATCGCCGACTCCGTCGAGCTGGTCGTGCGCGGCCACCTCCTGGACGCGTTCGTGGGGATTTCGGGCTGCGACAAGACCATCCCCGCCATGGTGATGGCGATGGCCCGCCTGAACCTGCCCAGCGTGATGCTGTACGGAGGATCGATCCTCTACGGCGAGTACAAGGGCAAGCGGCTGACGGTGCAGGACGTGTTCGAGGCGATCGGGGCCCACAACGCGGGCCGCATCGATGCCCGCGAGCTGCGCGAGATCGAAAGCCGGGCCTGCCCGGGCGCCGGGGCCTGCGGCGGACAGTTCACCGCGAACACCATGGCCACCGCCTTCGAGATGCTCGGCGTGTCGCCCATGGGCTTCAACGACGTGCCCGCCGTGGATCCGCAGAAGGACGAGGTCGCCTTCCAGACGGGGCGGCTGGTCATGGATCTGCTCCGGCAGGGGCCGCTGCCCAGGCAGATCATCACCCGCAAGGCCCTGCACAACGCCATCGCCGGCGTCATGGCGACCGGCGGCTCCACCAACGCCGTGCTCCACCTGTTGGCCATCGCCCGCGAGGCCGGCGTCAAGCTCACGATCGACGAGTTCGATCAGGTGTCCCGCAAGACCCCGCTGCTGGCCGACATGAAGCCCTGGGGCGCCTACACGGCGCCCGAGATGCACGCGGCGGGCGGCATGGCGGTGGTGGCCAAGCGGCTGCTGGAGGCCGGCCTCCTGCACGACAAGGAGATGACTGTCACCGGCAAGACTATCGGCGACGAAGCGCGGGCGGCGCGCGAGACGCCCGGCCAGAAGGTGATCCACCCCTTGCGCGATCCACTCAAGGGCTACGGCGGCCTGGCCATCCTGCGCGGTAACCTGGCCCCGGCGGGCTGCGTGGCCAAGGTCTCGGGTCAGACACGCGAGCTGCACCGCGGTCCGGCCCGGGTCTTCGATCGCGAAGAGGATGCGTTCGCGGCAGTGAAGGCCGGAAAGATCAAGGCCAACGACGTGGTGGTCATCCGCTATGAGGGACCCCGCGGCGGGCCGGGGATGCGGGAGATGCTGCACGTCACCGGGGCCATCCAGGGGGCCGGGCTCGGGCAGACGGTGGCCTTGATGACGGACGGCCGCTTCTCCGGTGCCACTCACGGCTTCATGATCGGCCACGTCGCCCCCGAAGCCGCCGAAGGCGGGCCCATCGCCGCCCTCCGCAATGGCGACATCGTCGTGATCGACATCAAGAAGCGTCGTCTGGACGTGGAGCTGTCCGCGGCCGAGCTCAAGCGCCGGCTCAAGACGGTCAAGCCGCCCAAGCCACGGTATCGGTGGGGCGTGATGGCCAAGTACGCCCGGCTGGTCTCCAGCGCCTCGGAGGGCGCAGTCACCGGATAG
- a CDS encoding MaoC/PaaZ C-terminal domain-containing protein: MAAARRYFDDIAVGEAYESPGRTVTETDIVLFAGLSGDYNILHTDAEFMKQSIFGERIAHGLLGLAIQAGLFTRATPAYATLAFVGLRWKFKNPIKIGDTIRVVARVVAKKETSKPDRGLVTLERRVLNQRGEVVQEGETDLMVERRSSPKS; the protein is encoded by the coding sequence ATGGCGGCGGCCCGCAGGTACTTCGACGACATCGCGGTCGGCGAGGCGTACGAGTCGCCGGGACGGACCGTCACCGAGACCGACATCGTTCTCTTCGCCGGGCTGTCGGGCGATTACAACATCCTCCACACCGATGCCGAATTCATGAAGCAATCCATCTTCGGTGAGCGCATCGCCCACGGGCTGCTGGGGCTGGCCATCCAGGCCGGGCTCTTCACCCGCGCCACCCCCGCCTACGCCACGCTGGCCTTCGTGGGATTGCGCTGGAAGTTCAAGAACCCCATCAAGATCGGCGACACGATTCGTGTCGTCGCCAGAGTCGTCGCCAAGAAGGAGACGTCCAAGCCCGACCGGGGCCTCGTCACGCTGGAGCGCAGGGTCCTGAATCAGCGGGGCGAGGTGGTGCAAGAGGGCGAGACGGACCTCATGGTCGAACGCCGGTCCTCGCCCAAGTCCTGA
- a CDS encoding class I SAM-dependent methyltransferase produces the protein MLAAEGISPIFLGLLDVEPVARMNVLDVGTGQGRLALALAPRCRRVIGIDRDAGLIDEARRRARAAGLGNAEFLVADADQVEFTAIAADRLDLVTAHLFLSDPLVEKASRALSAGGVLAVVGFHTDQWRETGRPSRFAYDEERVRRLLTAWGFAVEHLEVEREVRTFDSLESALAAVVAFEDRWRADGRWFRYIGYLEDGGRQLTRAWLIVKARRR, from the coding sequence ATGCTTGCCGCTGAAGGAATCAGCCCAATCTTTCTGGGGCTGCTGGACGTCGAGCCGGTGGCGAGGATGAACGTGCTCGACGTGGGCACGGGGCAGGGGCGGCTGGCCCTGGCGCTGGCGCCCCGGTGCCGGCGGGTGATCGGCATCGATCGCGATGCCGGCCTCATCGACGAGGCGCGGCGCCGCGCTCGTGCCGCCGGTCTGGGCAATGCTGAATTCCTCGTGGCCGACGCCGACCAGGTGGAGTTCACGGCGATCGCTGCCGATCGACTCGACCTCGTCACCGCCCATCTCTTCCTGTCCGACCCGCTGGTGGAGAAGGCCAGCCGGGCGCTGAGCGCGGGCGGCGTGCTGGCCGTGGTGGGCTTTCACACGGACCAGTGGCGCGAGACGGGGCGCCCCTCCCGCTTCGCCTACGATGAAGAACGGGTGCGCCGGCTGCTGACCGCCTGGGGCTTCGCGGTGGAGCATCTGGAGGTCGAGCGCGAGGTGCGGACGTTCGACTCGCTGGAGTCGGCGCTGGCCGCCGTCGTGGCGTTCGAGGACCGCTGGCGGGCCGACGGCCGCTGGTTCCGCTACATCGGCTACCTGGAAGACGGCGGACGCCAGTTGACCCGCGCCTGGCTCATTGTGAAGGCCCGACGGCGATGA
- a CDS encoding VOC family protein codes for MSGPLRLQHLDHFGVDVADLERAERFYTEILGMTVQMRLPDQVLLRYADGACALFLKPDRRPGGRELIEHPLGESHHAFRVAPTDLARARVLFGERGVPHHAPIDWGDHDCLYFLDPDGNLLELVAYR; via the coding sequence ATGTCCGGCCCCCTTCGCCTCCAGCACCTCGATCATTTCGGCGTCGATGTCGCCGATCTCGAGAGAGCGGAGCGGTTCTATACCGAGATCCTGGGCATGACCGTGCAGATGCGGCTGCCCGACCAGGTGCTCCTGCGCTATGCCGACGGGGCCTGCGCCCTGTTCCTCAAGCCGGACCGCCGGCCGGGCGGCCGCGAGCTGATCGAGCATCCCCTCGGCGAGTCGCATCATGCCTTTCGGGTGGCGCCGACCGACCTGGCCCGCGCCCGCGTGCTCTTCGGGGAGCGCGGGGTGCCCCATCACGCGCCCATCGACTGGGGCGACCACGACTGCCTCTATTTCCTGGATCCCGACGGCAACCTGCTGGAGCT